The following are encoded in a window of Emcibacter sp. SYSU 3D8 genomic DNA:
- a CDS encoding glucose-6-phosphate isomerase, producing MMPFTQNLDACFETAVRSGISRSAFDRVMGKALDGVARLRTAYDARTLPLLHLPEDTADLLSLTDIAGLLSRQSNHVVVLGIGGSSLGGQTLTTLAKRGRKPSIEFADNLDPVALGELLTGIDLLDTSFIVVSKSGGTPETLAQFLILLDAYRSRGLDEEVRARVIAIVQPGASPLRDIAAGWSIPMLDHDPDLGGRYSVLSCVGLLPATIAGLDPWAIRSGAAAVLGDLLHSDTSTPALGAAVIGALAEERAVTTLVMMPYVGRLERVGHWYRQLLSESVGKDGKGLTPLAALGPVDQHSMQQLLVDGPDDKLVTVITADIAGTGPTVPADLAQDKALSFMAGRTIGDIVAAQARASMDVLIRKGHPVRHIHVARADEKAVGGLLMHFMLETILIGDILGVDPFDQPAVELGKILTREYLQAT from the coding sequence ATGATGCCCTTCACCCAGAACCTTGATGCCTGCTTCGAGACCGCCGTCAGGAGCGGAATCAGCCGGTCGGCATTCGACAGGGTCATGGGCAAGGCACTGGACGGCGTGGCGCGCCTTCGCACCGCCTACGACGCGCGCACCCTGCCGCTGCTGCACCTGCCCGAAGACACCGCCGACCTGCTGAGCCTGACCGACATTGCCGGGCTATTGTCGCGCCAGAGCAATCACGTGGTCGTGCTGGGCATCGGCGGATCGAGCCTGGGCGGCCAGACTCTGACGACCCTGGCCAAACGCGGCCGCAAACCGTCGATCGAGTTCGCCGACAACCTGGACCCGGTCGCGCTGGGCGAACTGCTGACCGGTATCGACCTGCTCGACACCAGCTTTATCGTCGTCTCCAAGTCGGGCGGCACGCCCGAGACCCTGGCCCAGTTCCTGATCCTGCTCGATGCCTACCGCTCGCGCGGCCTGGACGAGGAAGTGCGCGCACGGGTGATCGCCATCGTCCAGCCGGGCGCCAGTCCGCTGCGCGACATCGCCGCCGGGTGGTCGATCCCCATGCTCGATCACGATCCCGACCTGGGCGGCCGGTACTCGGTGCTGTCCTGCGTCGGGCTGCTGCCTGCGACGATCGCGGGTCTCGATCCCTGGGCGATCCGTTCCGGCGCGGCCGCCGTGCTGGGTGACCTCCTGCATTCTGACACCTCCACGCCGGCGCTCGGCGCCGCCGTCATCGGCGCCCTCGCCGAGGAAAGAGCCGTCACCACGCTGGTCATGATGCCCTATGTGGGCCGGCTCGAACGGGTCGGCCACTGGTACCGCCAATTGCTGTCGGAAAGCGTCGGCAAGGATGGCAAGGGGCTGACACCGCTGGCCGCGCTGGGTCCGGTGGACCAGCATTCCATGCAGCAATTGCTGGTCGATGGTCCCGACGACAAGCTGGTGACCGTGATTACCGCCGACATTGCCGGCACAGGCCCCACCGTGCCGGCCGACCTGGCCCAGGACAAAGCCCTGTCCTTCATGGCCGGGCGCACCATCGGCGACATCGTCGCGGCGCAGGCCAGGGCCAGCATGGACGTGCTGATCCGCAAGGGGCATCCGGTCCGCCACATCCATGTGGCGCGCGCCGACGAGAAGGCGGTCGGCGGCCTGCTGATGCACTTCATGCTGGAAACCATTCTCATCGGCGATATTCTGGGCGTCGATCCGTTCGACCAGCCCGCTGTCGAGCTGGGCAAGATCCTCACACGGGAATACCTCCAGGCAACATGA
- a CDS encoding pitrilysin family protein, producing MTRLLAALVLVFTFAARADAVEIREVVSPGGIKAWLVEQHSIPLVAMSYEFEGGVSADPDGKSGLAYLVSGLLNEGAGDLDSLAFQKALDERAIRMSFDADRDQFSGSMVTLTEERSEAFRLLGLALSQPRFDADAVERVRDQVRSIQRSEDDQPRSIAAKAWMRAAFPGHPYANNTTGTPESLASLTAADLRAYVTDNFTRDRLIVGVVGDITPAELGPLLDSTFGALPATGAELTVPDTALAEAKTQVIERQVPQSVAVFGMPGIKRDDPDWYAAMVMNQIFGSGGFSSRLMEEVRRKRGLTYGVYTYLQPYSHAGLVLGTVATVNARMGESKQVIEDEITRMAQSGATEAEVADAKTYLTGSYALNFDTSGAIAGQLVGIQRYGFDRDYINKRNSYVESVTREDVNRVAKRLLDSSRLFWVIVGKPEGLESTPEPATP from the coding sequence ATGACCCGCTTGCTCGCAGCCCTGGTGCTGGTCTTCACCTTCGCGGCCCGCGCCGACGCCGTGGAAATCAGGGAAGTGGTCAGCCCGGGCGGCATCAAGGCCTGGCTGGTGGAACAGCATTCGATTCCGCTGGTGGCGATGAGCTATGAGTTCGAGGGCGGCGTCTCGGCCGATCCCGACGGCAAGAGCGGGCTCGCCTATCTCGTATCGGGCCTGCTGAACGAGGGCGCCGGCGATCTCGACTCGCTGGCCTTTCAGAAGGCGCTCGACGAACGGGCGATCCGCATGAGCTTCGACGCCGACCGCGACCAGTTCAGCGGCAGCATGGTGACGCTGACCGAGGAACGGTCCGAAGCGTTCCGCCTGCTGGGCCTGGCGCTCAGCCAGCCGCGCTTCGACGCCGACGCCGTGGAGCGGGTGCGCGACCAGGTCCGCTCGATCCAGCGCTCGGAAGACGACCAGCCTCGTTCCATCGCCGCCAAGGCATGGATGCGGGCCGCTTTCCCCGGGCATCCCTATGCCAACAATACGACGGGCACGCCCGAAAGCCTCGCCAGCCTGACAGCCGCCGACCTGCGCGCCTATGTGACGGACAACTTCACCCGCGACCGGCTGATCGTAGGCGTGGTCGGCGACATCACGCCGGCCGAGCTGGGTCCGCTGCTCGACAGCACCTTCGGTGCGTTGCCGGCGACGGGCGCCGAACTGACGGTGCCGGACACCGCGCTGGCAGAGGCGAAAACCCAGGTCATCGAGCGCCAGGTGCCGCAGAGCGTCGCCGTGTTCGGCATGCCGGGCATCAAGCGCGACGACCCTGACTGGTATGCCGCCATGGTGATGAACCAGATTTTCGGCAGCGGCGGGTTCTCGTCGCGGCTGATGGAGGAAGTGCGGCGCAAGCGCGGCCTGACCTATGGCGTCTACACCTATCTGCAGCCCTACAGCCATGCCGGGCTGGTGCTCGGCACCGTCGCCACCGTCAACGCGCGCATGGGCGAATCCAAGCAGGTGATCGAGGACGAGATCACCCGCATGGCGCAGAGCGGCGCCACCGAAGCCGAGGTCGCCGATGCCAAGACCTACCTGACCGGCTCCTACGCGCTCAATTTCGACACCAGCGGCGCCATCGCCGGTCAGCTGGTCGGTATCCAGCGCTACGGCTTCGACCGGGACTACATCAACAAGCGAAACTCGTATGTCGAGTCGGTGACTCGCGAGGACGTGAACCGGGTCGCCAAACGGCTGCTGGATTCGAGCCGGCTGTTCTGGGTCATCGTGGGCAAGCCGGAAGGACTCGAGTCGACGCCGGAGCCCGCAACGCCATGA
- a CDS encoding pitrilysin family protein — MLIALSGASQARAAEALDSHEYTLGNGLKLLVIEDHRAPIVTHMAWYRVGATEEFGGKTGLAHFLEHLMFKGTEKVPAGEFSKTVSRNGGQDNAFTSSDYTAYFQQVATDKLPLVMEMEADRMVNLKIAEDEVNQERDVVIEERRTRTENSPPALFREQMDAAQFLSHPYRVPVIGWMNDIKRLTRADALGFYKLHYAPNNAVVVVVGDVDADAVKALADRTYGVIPAKPVPPRTASVEAPQLAARELVMTDARVSQVSWVRTYSAPSYQYGDSQLAVPLEVLNEILGGGTTSRLYQTLVVQKQLAIEAGSSYGGYGLGPSTFGISVRPQNDDPAPIPAAVDAVIADLAASGVTDEELKRAKKSLKAAAVYARDSGQGLANIFGASLVTGRSVEDVMSWPDKIEAVTNAEIIAAARTIFVPQRSVTGLLLPDRAGAPAAAPSAPPPGPEHP; from the coding sequence ATGCTGATCGCCCTTTCCGGGGCCTCGCAGGCGCGTGCCGCCGAGGCGCTCGACAGTCATGAATACACCCTGGGCAACGGCCTGAAGCTCCTCGTCATCGAGGATCACCGGGCGCCCATCGTCACCCATATGGCCTGGTACCGGGTCGGCGCCACCGAGGAATTCGGCGGCAAGACTGGCCTGGCGCATTTCCTCGAGCACCTGATGTTCAAGGGTACCGAAAAGGTGCCCGCCGGCGAGTTCTCGAAGACCGTCAGCCGAAACGGCGGCCAGGACAACGCCTTCACCTCGTCCGACTACACCGCCTATTTCCAGCAGGTCGCCACCGACAAGCTGCCGCTGGTCATGGAGATGGAGGCGGACCGCATGGTGAACCTGAAGATCGCCGAGGACGAGGTGAACCAGGAGCGCGACGTGGTCATCGAGGAGCGCCGCACCCGTACCGAGAATTCGCCGCCCGCCCTGTTTCGCGAGCAGATGGACGCAGCCCAGTTCCTTTCCCACCCCTACCGGGTGCCGGTGATCGGCTGGATGAACGATATCAAACGGCTGACGCGCGCCGACGCGCTGGGCTTCTACAAGCTGCACTATGCGCCCAATAACGCGGTCGTGGTCGTCGTCGGCGATGTGGATGCCGACGCGGTCAAGGCCCTCGCCGACCGGACCTACGGCGTCATACCCGCCAAGCCGGTGCCGCCCCGCACCGCCAGCGTCGAGGCGCCGCAGCTCGCCGCCCGCGAGCTGGTGATGACGGATGCCCGGGTCAGCCAGGTATCGTGGGTGCGCACCTACTCGGCGCCCAGCTACCAATACGGCGACAGCCAGCTGGCCGTGCCGCTCGAAGTGCTGAACGAGATTCTCGGCGGCGGCACCACCAGCCGGCTCTACCAGACCCTGGTTGTCCAGAAGCAACTGGCGATCGAGGCCGGCTCCAGCTATGGCGGCTATGGGCTGGGCCCGTCCACCTTCGGCATCTCGGTCAGGCCGCAAAACGACGATCCCGCGCCGATACCTGCCGCGGTCGACGCGGTCATCGCCGATCTGGCGGCGTCCGGCGTCACCGACGAGGAACTGAAACGCGCCAAGAAGTCGCTGAAGGCCGCCGCGGTCTATGCCCGCGACAGCGGTCAGGGACTGGCCAACATCTTCGGCGCATCGCTGGTCACCGGCCGCAGCGTCGAGGATGTGATGAGCTGGCCCGACAAGATCGAGGCCGTGACCAATGCCGAGATCATCGCCGCCGCCCGCACCATCTTCGTGCCCCAGCGGTCGGTCACGGGTCTGCTGCTGCCGGATCGGGCCGGTGCGCCCGCCGCCGCGCCGTCTGCGCCGCCGCCCGGACCGGAGCACCCATGA
- a CDS encoding bifunctional riboflavin kinase/FAD synthetase, with protein sequence MKLYRHLKNLPRSVTGSVVAWGNFDGFHKGHQAVVRRAAEIADETGAPLAVMTTEPHPSQFFRPETPSFRLMSLRSKAQALEAFGADVLFVLAFDAALAGTPAEDFVREVLVKQLRIRHVVTGYDQRFGKGRGGDADLLRRMGSEAGFGVTMVEPLQAGGSVYSSSRVREHLRAGEPDQAATLMGHWWRIEGRIELGDQRGRTIGFPTANVSWGDYLEPRLGVYAVRMHVEDGAHRGVYDGVANLGRRPTFGKTDISFEVHLFDFDGDLYGAHAGVDMIAFIRPEQKFDGLDALKAQIAADATAARAMLASPAAATGRFPPATRRTSTGTGPA encoded by the coding sequence ATGAAGCTCTACAGGCACCTGAAGAACCTGCCGCGCAGCGTGACGGGCTCCGTCGTCGCCTGGGGCAATTTCGATGGATTCCACAAGGGCCATCAGGCGGTGGTTCGCCGCGCGGCCGAAATCGCCGACGAAACGGGCGCGCCGCTGGCGGTGATGACCACCGAGCCGCATCCCTCGCAATTCTTCCGGCCCGAGACGCCGTCATTCCGGCTGATGAGCCTGCGCTCGAAGGCCCAGGCACTGGAGGCGTTCGGCGCCGACGTCCTGTTCGTGCTCGCCTTCGACGCCGCCCTTGCCGGCACGCCGGCCGAGGATTTCGTACGCGAGGTGCTGGTGAAGCAACTCAGGATCAGGCACGTGGTCACCGGCTACGACCAGCGATTCGGCAAGGGCCGCGGCGGCGATGCGGACCTGTTGCGCCGCATGGGCAGCGAGGCCGGGTTCGGCGTCACCATGGTGGAGCCGCTGCAGGCGGGCGGCTCGGTCTATTCCTCGTCCCGGGTGCGCGAGCACCTGCGCGCCGGCGAACCCGACCAGGCGGCGACGTTGATGGGCCATTGGTGGCGCATCGAGGGCCGGATCGAGCTGGGCGACCAGCGCGGCCGGACCATCGGCTTTCCCACCGCCAATGTCAGCTGGGGTGATTATCTGGAACCCCGGCTGGGCGTCTATGCGGTGCGCATGCATGTCGAGGACGGCGCGCACCGGGGCGTTTATGACGGCGTGGCCAATCTGGGGCGGCGGCCTACTTTCGGCAAGACCGACATCAGCTTCGAGGTGCATCTGTTCGACTTCGACGGTGACCTTTACGGCGCCCATGCCGGCGTCGACATGATCGCCTTCATCCGGCCCGAGCAGAAATTCGACGGGCTGGACGCGCTGAAGGCGCAAATCGCCGCCGATGCCACGGCAGCCCGCGCCATGCTGGCCAGCCCGGCAGCGGCGACAGGCCGTTTCCCGCCGGCAACGCGGCGGACCTCGACAGGCACCGGCCCGGCCTGA
- a CDS encoding DUF3035 domain-containing protein encodes MVARNSIGLSLALALLATGSLSGCGGLKDALGANKYPPDEFAVVSKRALVIPPDYNLRPPGPNQPKPRDADPSEMALLALFPESKQQVAITSPAEQQLMKATGGASADANVRSDLSPEGTVVNKGNMTEQLLYDNKVEGAPQTTIQREAPTQSSPDYIGPLQ; translated from the coding sequence ATGGTGGCACGAAACTCGATCGGCCTCTCCTTGGCGTTGGCGTTGCTGGCCACCGGCTCGCTCAGCGGCTGTGGCGGCCTGAAGGATGCGCTGGGCGCCAACAAATACCCGCCCGACGAGTTCGCGGTCGTCTCCAAGCGCGCGCTGGTGATTCCGCCGGATTACAATCTGCGCCCGCCGGGGCCGAACCAGCCCAAGCCCAGGGACGCCGATCCGTCGGAGATGGCGCTGCTGGCCCTGTTCCCCGAATCCAAGCAGCAGGTGGCGATCACCTCGCCCGCCGAACAACAGCTGATGAAGGCGACCGGCGGCGCGTCGGCCGATGCCAATGTGCGCTCGGACCTGTCGCCGGAAGGCACCGTGGTCAACAAGGGCAACATGACCGAGCAACTGCTGTACGACAACAAGGTGGAGGGCGCGCCCCAGACCACCATCCAGCGCGAAGCCCCGACCCAGTCGTCGCCGGACTATATCGGCCCGCTCCAGTAA
- a CDS encoding cytochrome ubiquinol oxidase subunit I, producing the protein MEIDTVLLSRLQFAFTIAFHILFPTLTIGLACFLALVEGLWLKTRDPRWRDLYRFWVRIFALSFGMGVVTGIPMSFQFGTNFSAFSLATGNVLGPLLGYEVLTAFFLEASFLGIMLFGWKRVGPILHYTATLMVAFGTTLSAFWILSANSWMQTPQGHILGADGIFYVASWWDVIFNPSFPYRLAHMVLATLLTMSFVVAAVSAWQMLHDRHADTARKALKLAITAAAILAPLQLFVGDQHGLNTLEHQPVKVAAMEGNWDTGPRTPLLLFALPDEVAETNHLEIGIPDGASLILRHDADGVVPGLKDVSAADRPPVAIVFFAFRIMVGIGLLMIGMAWLGVLLRKRLPAVRPYLWGMVAMGPVGFVATLAGWTVTEVGRQPWTVYGLVRTADSVSPQLQAPEVLTSLMLFAIVYHMVLAAFLYFAARIARQGPAPDDSTRQPALAPSQAA; encoded by the coding sequence ATGGAAATCGATACTGTCCTGTTAAGCCGATTGCAGTTCGCGTTTACGATCGCCTTCCATATCCTCTTTCCCACCCTCACCATCGGACTTGCCTGCTTCCTGGCGCTGGTCGAGGGGCTCTGGCTGAAGACGCGGGACCCGCGCTGGCGCGACCTCTATCGTTTCTGGGTGCGGATCTTTGCCCTGTCGTTCGGCATGGGCGTGGTTACCGGCATCCCCATGTCGTTCCAGTTCGGCACCAATTTCAGCGCATTTTCCCTCGCAACCGGCAATGTGCTGGGCCCGCTGCTGGGCTATGAAGTGCTCACGGCATTTTTTCTGGAGGCCAGTTTCCTCGGCATCATGCTGTTCGGCTGGAAGCGGGTCGGTCCCATCCTGCACTATACCGCGACCCTGATGGTGGCGTTTGGCACGACCTTGTCGGCATTCTGGATCCTGTCCGCCAATTCCTGGATGCAGACGCCGCAGGGCCACATTCTGGGCGCCGACGGTATCTTCTACGTCGCAAGCTGGTGGGATGTGATCTTCAACCCGTCGTTTCCCTACCGTCTGGCCCACATGGTGCTGGCCACGCTGCTCACCATGTCGTTCGTGGTCGCGGCGGTGTCGGCCTGGCAGATGCTGCATGACAGACACGCTGACACGGCACGCAAGGCGCTCAAGCTCGCCATCACGGCCGCCGCCATCCTGGCGCCGTTGCAGTTGTTCGTCGGCGACCAGCACGGCCTCAACACCCTGGAGCATCAGCCGGTCAAGGTCGCGGCCATGGAAGGTAACTGGGACACCGGCCCGCGCACGCCGCTCTTGCTGTTCGCCCTGCCCGACGAGGTTGCCGAGACCAACCATCTGGAGATCGGCATACCCGACGGCGCCAGTCTGATCCTGCGTCACGATGCGGACGGTGTCGTCCCCGGGCTGAAGGATGTGTCTGCGGCGGACCGGCCGCCTGTCGCCATCGTGTTCTTCGCATTCCGGATCATGGTCGGTATCGGACTGCTGATGATCGGCATGGCCTGGCTCGGCGTGCTGCTGCGCAAACGCTTGCCCGCGGTCCGGCCCTATCTGTGGGGGATGGTCGCCATGGGACCGGTCGGGTTCGTCGCCACCCTGGCCGGCTGGACCGTCACCGAGGTGGGACGGCAGCCCTGGACGGTCTATGGGCTGGTGCGCACCGCCGACAGCGTATCGCCGCAGCTTCAGGCGCCCGAGGTGCTGACCTCGCTGATGCTGTTCGCCATCGTCTATCACATGGTGCTGGCGGCGTTCCTGTACTTCGCGGCCCGGATCGCGCGGCAGGGTCCGGCGCCTGACGACAGCACGCGCCAGCCCGCGCTCGCGCCGTCCCAGGCGGCATAG
- a CDS encoding acyl-CoA dehydrogenase family protein, which produces MDFDYSDRVKDLQKRLTDFMDAHIYPNEDLFYEQLDSQGNRFRTPQILQDIKAKAKSEGLWNLFLPHAFRDKYGVGLTNLEYAPLAEIMGRVDWASEAFNCNAPDTGNMEVFVKYATEEQQDKWLIPLLEGDIRSCFCMTEPQVASSDATNVATSMKREGDEYVINGRKWYTTGGMRETSKIFIVMGKTDTSAPKHQQQSQILVPKDTPGVKIVRAVKVYNDDHAPFGEAEVLFDNVRVPVSNVLLGEGRGFEIAQGRLGPGRIHHCMRLIGAADRAIDQMCRRTTSREAFGKKLADFDTIRSNIAWSRIELEQLRLLVLKAAYMMDQVGAKGARKEIAMIKVVVPQTVAKIIDRAIQTHGAGGFTNDFFLAKAWAYARTTQMADGPDEVHTETVAKLELRPYSNR; this is translated from the coding sequence ATGGATTTCGATTACAGCGACCGCGTCAAGGATCTGCAGAAGCGCCTGACGGATTTCATGGATGCCCACATCTATCCGAACGAGGACCTATTCTACGAACAGCTCGACAGCCAGGGCAATCGCTTCCGCACCCCGCAAATCCTCCAGGACATCAAGGCCAAGGCCAAGTCCGAAGGCCTGTGGAACCTGTTCCTGCCCCACGCTTTCCGTGACAAGTACGGCGTTGGCCTGACCAATCTGGAATATGCGCCGCTGGCCGAAATCATGGGCCGTGTCGACTGGGCTTCGGAAGCGTTCAATTGCAACGCGCCCGACACCGGCAACATGGAAGTGTTCGTCAAATACGCCACCGAGGAACAGCAGGACAAATGGCTGATCCCGCTGCTCGAGGGCGATATCCGCTCGTGTTTTTGCATGACCGAGCCGCAGGTCGCCTCGTCCGACGCCACCAACGTGGCGACGAGCATGAAGCGCGAAGGCGATGAATACGTCATCAACGGCCGCAAGTGGTACACCACCGGCGGCATGCGCGAGACGAGCAAGATATTCATCGTCATGGGCAAGACCGACACCAGCGCGCCCAAGCACCAGCAGCAGTCGCAGATCCTGGTTCCCAAGGACACGCCCGGCGTGAAGATCGTCCGCGCGGTGAAGGTCTACAACGATGACCACGCGCCGTTCGGCGAGGCCGAGGTGCTGTTCGACAATGTCCGCGTGCCGGTATCGAACGTGCTGCTTGGCGAGGGCCGCGGCTTCGAGATCGCCCAGGGCCGTCTCGGTCCGGGCCGCATCCATCACTGCATGCGCCTGATCGGCGCCGCCGACCGCGCCATCGACCAGATGTGCCGCCGCACCACCTCGCGCGAGGCTTTCGGCAAGAAACTGGCCGATTTCGACACCATCCGCTCGAACATCGCCTGGTCGCGAATCGAGCTCGAGCAGCTCCGCCTGCTGGTGCTCAAGGCCGCCTACATGATGGACCAGGTCGGCGCCAAGGGCGCGCGCAAGGAAATCGCCATGATCAAGGTCGTGGTGCCGCAGACCGTCGCCAAGATCATCGACCGCGCCATCCAGACCCACGGCGCCGGCGGCTTCACCAACGATTTCTTCCTCGCCAAGGCCTGGGCCTATGCCCGCACGACCCAGATGGCCGACGGCCCCGACGAGGTGCACACCGAAACCGTGGCCAAGCTTGAGCTTCGCCCTTACTCCAACCGCTGA
- a CDS encoding DUF2849 domain-containing protein — protein MADGDVEVYRVVTANRLRDGVIVYFNSDSGWTAQIHEATVAAGEESEALVAAAEKDAAANLVVGVYAIEITGDHQPLTARERIRAAGPSIRFGDDALPANNSDFEI, from the coding sequence ATGGCTGACGGCGACGTGGAAGTGTATCGGGTGGTGACGGCGAACCGCCTGCGCGATGGAGTCATCGTGTATTTCAACAGCGACAGCGGCTGGACCGCCCAGATTCACGAGGCGACCGTCGCCGCGGGCGAGGAATCGGAGGCGCTGGTCGCGGCTGCCGAGAAGGACGCGGCGGCCAACCTCGTGGTCGGCGTCTATGCCATCGAGATCACCGGCGACCACCAGCCGCTGACGGCCCGCGAGCGCATTCGCGCCGCCGGCCCGTCGATCCGGTTCGGCGATGACGCGCTGCCCGCCAACAATTCGGATTTTGAGATTTGA
- a CDS encoding MaoC family dehydratase — translation MTASFAKTVTDADIVLFAGVSGDTNPVHINEEFARETMFKGRIAHGMLSASLISTVFGTKMPGPGCIYMSQSLRFKAPVRPGDTVTAKVTVVELRPEKKQARFECVCLVGGKPVLDGEALILVPSRPA, via the coding sequence ATGACCGCCTCATTCGCCAAAACGGTGACAGATGCCGACATCGTGCTGTTCGCGGGCGTCAGCGGCGACACCAACCCGGTCCACATCAACGAGGAATTCGCGCGGGAGACCATGTTCAAGGGCCGCATCGCCCACGGCATGCTGTCGGCCAGCCTTATCTCCACCGTGTTCGGCACCAAGATGCCGGGACCGGGCTGCATCTATATGAGCCAGAGCCTGCGCTTCAAGGCGCCCGTGCGTCCCGGCGACACGGTGACCGCCAAGGTCACCGTGGTCGAACTCCGGCCCGAGAAGAAGCAGGCGCGCTTCGAGTGCGTCTGCCTGGTGGGCGGCAAGCCGGTACTCGATGGCGAGGCGCTGATCCTGGTTCCATCGCGTCCGGCATAG
- the lspA gene encoding signal peptidase II: MSRRSNIGWATAAGTIALDQGVKWWLLTSYDIASRHPVEVTPFFNLVMTWNRGVSFGLFGDYGDLMRWLLFGFAVAVSIALAVWMIRATNLFLTVALGLIMGGALGNAVDRIAHGAVADFFDFHVAGWHFWAFNVADSAISVGVVLLLWDAFFGSGRRQGE; this comes from the coding sequence ATGAGCCGTCGCTCGAACATCGGCTGGGCTACCGCCGCGGGCACCATTGCGCTCGACCAGGGCGTCAAGTGGTGGCTGCTGACCTCCTACGACATCGCGTCGCGCCATCCGGTCGAAGTGACCCCGTTCTTCAACCTGGTGATGACCTGGAACCGGGGAGTCAGCTTCGGCCTGTTCGGCGACTATGGCGACCTGATGCGTTGGCTGCTGTTCGGATTCGCGGTCGCCGTCTCGATTGCTCTCGCGGTCTGGATGATTCGGGCCACGAACCTATTTCTTACGGTGGCGCTCGGGCTGATCATGGGCGGCGCGCTGGGAAATGCGGTCGACCGGATCGCGCACGGAGCAGTGGCGGATTTCTTTGATTTTCATGTGGCGGGATGGCACTTTTGGGCCTTCAACGTCGCCGATAGCGCGATTTCGGTCGGAGTGGTCCTGCTGCTGTGGGACGCGTTCTTCGGTTCCGGCCGACGGCAGGGCGAGTAA